The following coding sequences lie in one Aspergillus puulaauensis MK2 DNA, chromosome 3, nearly complete sequence genomic window:
- the MNL1 gene encoding glycoside hydrolase family 47 protein (CAZy:GH47;~COG:G;~EggNog:ENOG410PHKG;~InterPro:IPR036026,IPR001382;~PFAM:PF01532;~SECRETED:SignalP(1-33);~TransMembrane:1 (i12-30o);~go_component: GO:0016020 - membrane [Evidence IEA];~go_function: GO:0004571 - mannosyl-oligosaccharide 1,2-alpha-mannosidase activity [Evidence IEA];~go_function: GO:0005509 - calcium ion binding [Evidence IEA]) has product MRSGCGRPQMSVCSAWMMGWIFILSLWISATQGMKFDQIRSLRIETEQMFYHGFENYLEHAFPEDELRPLSCQPLVRDRKNPGHAELNDVLGNYSLTLIDSLSTLAILSSSPDDGQKAFGYFQDGIKDFVRLYGDGSNGPAGQGERSRGFDMDSKVQVFETVIRGLGGLLSSHLFAVGDLPITRYSPPPAEAAYAKAWDKASFAGENRGISWNNEFVYDGQFLRLAVDLANRILPAFYTDTGLPYPRVNLRHGVHKQPFYANSPLNADTTHGCGGRDNDVCVASSPEVTETCSAGAGSLVLEFTVLSRLTGDGRYEELAKRAFWAVWHRRSDIGLIGAGIDAESGKWVAPFTGIGAGIDSFFEYAFKSYVLLSSGEPPGSNNSSPWHILDDYFVPLSEYEHSPEAFLQVWEDSHSSIRRHLYRGEGYQHPHLIQGDIFTGATRAFWIDSLSAFFPGLLSLAGELDEAIGIHLLTTAIWNRFSGLPERWNVATGNVEGDLGWYGGRPEFIESTFYLYQATKDPWYLHVGEMVLRDIKRRCWTKCGWAGLQDVRNGELSDRMESFFLGETAKYMFLLYHPEHPLNHLDRPFVFSTEGHPLVVPESTYSAQSQRKTKESHKNGLSGELVCPIAPSPPTFGLSSTAARPDVFHAANLARLDLMPSRGPPEGSLERPAKDRPGVTIADLTSPTNYTFFPWTLPPELVPFNGTSSAMTIRPTLDISFPAVPGMAYGPGSLERVRDGILVKTIGGLRMSMIKDASAFSAEESEFRVQVVNGVPLGKDEKVYLLREITFDVLDPGDPNFTRMRDPAMIDLVIDVLSENFNQRNDSNDGRESPTTGNGGQQRVITTTSSADEGKDPAPIDASVSNMKDVLSSLVSSVSSLWRDEVDQLYTPSPSAKNTLSTRLPIPAAVATGLGSGPLPDVDDTPLVSVTGGASQARLSWSDIYMAGNLCDQRITRDIAQSHQVLVIKRGGCTFSQKLRNIPAYPPSRNALKLVIVVSYEEEMHIQSQQHLGPGLAAMLAEPYLARPQLDEIQMTTGGIPRRHLLSMVMVGGGEVTYELLRQANGVGLKRRYSMRSQGVPISNLFVA; this is encoded by the exons ATGCGCTCAGGATGTGGGAGACCACAAATGTCCGTCTGTTCAGCGTGGATGATGGGTTGGATCTTTATTCTGTCGCTATGGATTTCTGCGACTCAGGGGATGAAATTTGATCAAATTAGGAGTCTGAG GATCGAGACAGAACAGATGTTCTACCATGGGTTTGAAAACTACCTCGAACACGCCTTTCCCGAAGACGAACTACGTCCTCTCTCCTGCCAACCGCTCGTCCGCGATCGAAAGAATCCTGGCCACGCCGAGCTTAATGATGTTTTGGGAAACTATTCCCTGACTCTGATTGATAGCCTGTCAACGCTGGCCATTTTGTCCTCCAGCCCGGATGATGGACAAAAGGCCTTCGGATACTTCCAGGATGGAATAAAGGACTTTGTGAGGCTATATGGGGATGGTTCTAATGGCCCTGCGGGACAGGGCGAACGTAGTCGAGGATTTGACATGGATAGCAAAGTCCAGGTCTTTGAGACTGTCATTCGCGGACTGG GTGGGCTGTTGAGCTCGCATCTCTTTGCCGTCGGTGACCTTCCTATAACCCGATATAGCCCGCCCCCCGCAGAGGCGGCATATGCGAAAGCCTGGGACAAGGCATCCTTCGCCGGCGAGAATAGAGGAATAAGCTGGAACAATGAGTTTGTGTACGACGGCCAATTCCTTAGACTTGCCGTTGATTTGGCAAATCGTATTCTCCCGGCTTTCTATACCGACACTGGCCTTCCCTACCCCCGGGTAAATCTGCGGCACGGAGTACATAAACAGCCATTCTACGCCAACTCGCCATTGAATGCGGACACCACACATGGATGTGGCGGCAGAGATAATGATGTTTGCGTGGCCTCATCACCGGAGGTCACGGAAACTTGcagcgcaggcgcaggcaGTCTCGTTTTAGAATTCACTGTTTTGAGCAGACTCACTGGAGACGGCCGCTACGAGGAATTAGCGAAGAGGGCTTTTTGGGCGGTATGGCATCGAAGAAGTGATATTGGATTAATTGGCGCGGGCATTGACGCAGAGTCTGGCAAATGGGTTGCCCCTTTCACTGGT ATTGGTGCCGGGATTGACAGCTTTTTTGAATACGCATTCAAGTCATATGTCCTCCTATCTTCCGGAGAGCCGCCGGGTTCTAATAACAGCAGCCCGTGGCATATTCTCGATGATTACTTTGTTCCGCTTAGCGAATACGAACATTCGCCCGAGGCATTCCTGCAGGTCTGGGAGGACTCACACTCATCAATAAGACGCCATCTTTACCGTGGCGAAGGTTACCAACATCCGCACTTGATACAGGGAGATATCTTTACCGGCGCCACCCGGGCCTTTTGGATCGACAGCCTGAGTGCCTTCTTCCCAGGCCTTCTTTCGTTAGCAGGAGAACTGGACGAGGCGATAGGGATCCATCTGCTTACGACCGCTATCTGGAATCGTTTCTCTGGGCTTCCTGAAAGATGGAATGTTGCCACAGGGAACGTCGAGGGTGACCTCGGATGGTATGGCGGACGGCCGGAGTTCATAGAGTCGACGTTCTATCTTTATCAAGCTACGAAGGACCCTTGGTATTTGCACGTTGGTGAGATGGTGTTGCGAGACATTAAACGCCGTTGCTGGACAAAGTGCGGCTGGGCTGGACTCCAGGACGTCCGCAACGGCGAGTTGAGTGACCGCATGGAGAGTTTTTTCCTTGGCGAGACAGCCAAGTATATGTTTTTGCTGTATCACCCTGAGCATCCCCTAAACCACCTAGATCGGCCGTTCGTTTTTAGTACCGAGGGTCATCCCCTGGTTGTTCCAGAGAGCACATATTCAGCCCAGTCCCAGCGCAAAACAAAGGAGTCCCATAAAAATGGGCTTTCAGGTGAGCTAGTTTGCCCTATTGCTCCATCGCCACCAACGTTTGGGCTATCGTCAACTGCGGCTCGTCCGGACGTTTTCCACGCTGCAAATTTGGCTCGACTCGACTTGATGCCGAGTCGTGGTCCACCGGAAGGATCTTTGGAAAGGCCAGCAAAAGATCGCCCTGGAGTTACAATCGCTGATTTGACTTCGCCAACGAACTATACTTTCTTTCCTTGGACTTTGCCACCAGAGTTGGTGCCGTTCAACGGAACGAGTTCAGCCATGACTATTCGTCCTACTCTGGACATATCGTTTCCAGCTGTACCTGGAATGGCCTACGGACCTGGCTCACTGGAACGGGTCCGGGATGGCATCCTTGTCAAAACCATCGGTGGCTTGCGTATGAGCATGATCAAGGACGCATCCGCTTTTAGTGCGGAAGAGAGCGAATTTAGAGTGCAGGTAGTCAATGGCGTACCATTGGGAAAGGATGAGAAGGTATACCTCCTCAGGGAAATCACATTTGATGTCCTAGATCCTGGGGATCCGAATTTCACACGGATGCGCGATCCCGCGATGATTGACCTGGTCATTGACGTTCTCTCAGAAAACTTCAACCAACGAAATGATTCTAATGATGGTCGAGAATCTCCTACGACTGGAAATGGAGGACAGCAGCGAGTCATCACCACTACGTCATCCGCAGACGAAGGCAAAGACCCGGCGCCAATAGACGCCTCAGTGTCTAACATGAAGGACGTCCTGTCATCTCTAGTCAGTTCTGTGTCGTCATTGTGGCGAGATGAGGTTGACCAGCTCTACACGCCTTCCCCGTCTGCAAAAAATACACTTTCTACCCgcctccccatccccgcGGCAGTTGCCACAGGGCTAGGTTCGGGTCCCCTCCCAGATGTGGACGATACGCCTCTTGTGTCGGTCACTGGTGGAGCGTCTCAAGCCCGGCTCTCCTGGTCTGACATCTACATGGCTGGTAACCTTTGTGATCAGCGCATTACCCGTGACATTGCGCAATCTCACCAAGTGCTTGTGATAAAGCGCGGGGGATGCACCTTTTCCCAGAAACTTCGGAATATCCCGGCATATCCACCCTCGCGAAATGCCCTGAAACTCGTTATTGTTGTTTCCTacgaggaggaaatgcaCATTCAGAGCCAGCAGCACCTGGGCCCGGGACTCGCAGCAATGCTTGCAGAACCGTACCTTGCGCGCCCGCAGCTGGACGAGATACAGATGACAACCGGTGGAATCCCACGACGCCACCTGCTAAGCATGGTGATGGTGGGTGGGGGGGAAGTGACATACGAGCTCCTGCGCCAGGCAAACGGAGTGGGCCTCAAACGACGGTATTCAATGCGGTCGCAGGGCGTTCCGATCAGTAATTTATTTGTTGCTTAA
- a CDS encoding uncharacterized protein (COG:S;~EggNog:ENOG410PQPK;~TransMembrane:2 (i84-107o113-135i)), with amino-acid sequence MQILSLSLIPSPPMSSHFAPGTTTSIRLSSFLAETGTSTFSSRNNDREPVDSPSEDAQDVQPQRTLRARSCTSMIKDQTIRWKLFNLTFSTVLLLINISIYIAFVVVRAIHGPWLYIVLTFILLTLGVVWCHSLCRLIVAVYQFPNHATEPILQIGTAEATGYAQPEQPIFVTMAGDEEHLAESRTIPAMKIATPPPAYGLWRSSVRLNPDLLYWQRVDNHPPISDIERAEESLHRKTHGRRPPSYISDDGIDYVVEAQPRSLARYSQ; translated from the exons ATGCAGATATTGTCACTCTCGTTGATTCCAAGCCCACCGATGTCGTCGCATTTCGCTCCGGGGACCACCACCTCCATTCGtttatcttcttttttaGCTGAAACTGGTACCTCAACATTCAGCTCCCGAAACAATGACCGTGAGCCGGTCGACTCCCCGAGTGAAGATGCACAGGATGTACAACCTCAAAGAACACTCCGCGCGCGGTCTTGTACCTCGATGATCAAAGACCAGACCATTCGTTGGAAATTATTCAATTTAACCTTCTCCACAGTCCTTCTTCTGATAAATATCTCTATCT ATATTgcttttgttgttgtccgCGCTATCCATGGGCCTTGGCTTTACATTGTTTTGACCTTCATACTTTTAACCCTTGGGGTTGTTTGGTGCCATTCTCTATGTCGCTTGATTGTGGCGGTCTATCAATTTCCGAACCACGCCACCGAACCTATACTGCAAATAGGTACGGCGGAGGCTACTGGTTATGCCCAGCCAGAACAGCCTATCTTTGTTACCATGGCAGGGGATGAAGAGCACCTCGCTGAAAGTCGCACAATTCCCGCCATGAAGATAGCTACTCCACCGCCAGCGTACGGACTATGGAGAAGTAGTGTG AGGCTAAATCCTGACTTACTCTACTGGCAACGTGTCGACAACCACCCACCTATCTCTGACATTGAGAGGGCCGAGGAAAGTTTGCACCGCAAGACTCATGGACGCCGGCCACCAAGTTATATATCTGACGACGGCATTGACTATGTTGTCGAAGCACAACCCAGATCACTAGCAAGATATTCGCAGTGA